A section of the Salmo salar chromosome ssa05, Ssal_v3.1, whole genome shotgun sequence genome encodes:
- the LOC106604090 gene encoding uncharacterized protein, which yields MAELEAESLHFSVGILGISGGSLLLLVNDYGSSPEKSLIPHTALGVLLLIIAALLAYSGVRRSLSQSHLFSSVCLSVSALWGGSGLVYLLVGERVLGATELRASLVPGLAAFTLALLILAIVSLFQREVVIFIITLSISLACGHQIAGLSSPGFGQSATAACYLLVTLVGAYFGCGRLLSFITQGRVEAPGTWLRKRSAGGRGSRGPEDCNDVVPVGLVMNLLSASVLACPLLAVVPQLSAGHVPWLWTAAVFQLGVCVLSYRAMDSLTATFYGFTSILHFTEGYSALLTAPSISIHPSSPIPFPVVFSVLFFILALFSCQKTLAEGLYQLFFVAYTIALAAQPSLAFQAGAQGVQAAIFVVSAVMLLVTSYNMSANRIPTGEGMFKAVVMRISSLTLRPRDKQLHDPYLGYSRYADAEVLGHACSVLAAFSIASSVDDRDPLVVLVLPWTVVAGGILQLLVGSVAFARGKTLESTAFILYGVMWSVWGLTRYGGLYGDTRGFNVAVGIISFLLFNSLVTVGALFLNIAWFLYAATFHLIIISFLLDAVGALPYGYDIGVSIVFGLVSFYCFLSGLFNMTFLTPQMPLGRALVRLSGKGGEGRDICPHVPARKATAVHQIAEIMKSGGICGMPTDTVYVLVAACNRPEAVEKAYRCKQQAQDRPMSLWVSSINQLEPVRSLLSPLLWDFMSAAWPSSISMVIPRGPWMEMFGLGESAKHIGTPQSIAIRNPDCAVATHLINLVGPIAVTSANPTGEADTTHHNQVYAKLGDKVDGVLCDGPSPENTASTVVDCTKIESGHIGFFRVGLIPKSQVLQTFEEVQKRHSHGQINPGFETDLTEP from the exons ATGGCTGAGCTCGAGGCAGAGTCGCTTCATTTCTCCGTGGGCATCCTCGGGATCTCCGGCG GTTCTCTACTGCTGCTGGTGAATGACTATGGCAGCTCTCCTGAAAAATCCCTCATCCCCCATACTGCACTGGGGGTGCTGCTGCTGATCATCGCTGCCCTCTTGGCCTACTCTG GTGTGCGACGCAGCTTGTCCCAGTCCCATTTGTTctccagtgtgtgtctgagtgtatcGGCTCTTTGGGGTGGATCCGGCCTGGTCTACCTGCTGGTTGGGGAGCGGGTACTGGGGGCCACAGAGCTGAGAGCCTCTCTGGTCCCTGGTCTTGCAGCCTTCACCCTGGCCCTCCTCATCCTGGCTATAGTCTCGCTCTTCCAGAGAGAG gTGGTCATCTTTATCATCACCCTCTCAATCAGTCTGGCTTGTGGGCACCAAATCGCCGGTCTCTCCTCCCCGGGCTTCGGCCAGTCTGCCACCGCCGCCTGCTACCTGCTGGTCACTCTGGTGGGGGCGTACTTCGGCTGTGGCCGCCTGCTCTCCTTTATCACccagggtagagtggaggctCCCGGGACATGGCTGAGGAAGAGGAGTGCTGGGGGTCGGGGGTCCAGAGGTCCGGAGGACTGTAACGACGTGGTGCCCGTAGGCCTGGTGATGAACCTCCTGTCTGCCAGTGTGTTAGCCTGCCCCCTACTGGCTGTGGTTCCTCAGCTGTCTGCGGGTCACGTCCCCTGGCTATGGACGGCTGCTGTATTCCAACTGGGGGTGTGTGTCCTCTCCTACAGGGCCATGGACTCTCTGACAGCCACCTTCTATGGCTTCACCTCCATCCTACACTTCACCGAGGGCTACAGCGCTCTCCTCACagctccctccatctccatccaccCTTCCTCCCCCATTCCTTTCCCCGTggtcttctctgttctgttcttcatCCTGGCTCTGTTCAGTTGTCAGAAGACTCTAGCTGAGGGTCTGTATCAGCTGTTCTTCGTAGCGTATACCATCGCCCTCGCCGCCCAACCGTCCCTAGCCTTCCAGGCCGGGGCGCAGGGCGTACAGGCGGCGATCTTTGTCGTGTCAGCTGTGATGCTACTGGTCACCTCTTACAACATGTCAGCCAATAGGATCCCTACGGGGGAGGGCATGTTCAAGGCCGTGGTGATGCGTATCAGCAGCCTGACGCTCCGCCCCCGTGATAAACAGCTCCACGATCCTTACCTGGGCTACTCCAGGTATGCCGACGCCGAGGTGTTAGGCCACGCCTGCTCCGTGCTCGCTGCCTTCTCCATCGCGTCGTCCGTGGACGACCGGGACCCGCTGGTCGTGCTGGTGTTGCCGTGGACCGTGGTGGCTGGGGGCATCCTACAGTTGCTGGTTGGCTCTGTAGCCTTCGCCCGAG GTAAGACGCTGGAGAGCACGGCATTCATCCTGTACGGTGTCATGTGGTCCGTCTGGGGGCTGACGCGGTACGGCGGTCTCTACGGCGACACCCGAGGCTTCAACGTAGCGGTCGGCATCATCAGCTTCctgttgttcaacagtctggtgacGGTAGGAGCGCTGTTCCTgaacatagcctggttcctctacgCCGCAACCTTTCACCTCATTATCATCTCCTTCCTGCTGGACGCCGTCGGAGCACTGCCTTATGGGTACGATATCGGCGTGTCTATCGTGTTCGGCCTGGTGTCTTTCTACTGTTTCCTGTCTGGTCTGTTCAACATGACCTTCCTGACGCCCCAGATGCCCCTGGGAAGGGCCCTGGTTAGGCTGAGCGGGAAAGGAGGAGAAGGGCGGGACATCTGTCCACATGTCCCGGCACGGAAGGCCACCGCTGTTCACCAGATAGCAG agATCATGAAGAGTGGGGGTATATGTGGGATGCCCACTGACACGGTCTATGTACTGGTAGCAGCCTGTAACAGACCTGAGGCTGTGGAGAAGGCATACAG gtGTAAGCAGCAGGCCCAGGACCGGCCCATGTCTCTGTGGGTCTCCTCTATAAACCAGTTAGAACCGGTCAGATCCCTGCTGTCTCCTCTGCTCTGGGACTTCATGAGCGCTGCATGGCCCTCCTCTATCAGCATGGTCATACCCAGGG GCCCGTGGATGGAGATGTTTGGTCTGGGGGAATCAGCTAAACACATTGGAACCCCTCAGAGCATCGCTATCAGGAACCCAGACTGTGCAGTAGCTACCCATCTCATCAACCTG GTGGGTCCCATCGCTGTGACATCAGCCAACCCCACAGGAGaagcagacaccacacaccacaaccaGGTGTATGCCAAGCTGGGAGACAAG gtggatggtgtgttgtGTGATGGTCCATCCCCTGAGAACACTGCCTCCACTGTGGTCGACTGCACCAAGATAGAGAGCGGCCATATTGGATTCTTCAGAGTGGGCCTCATCCCCAAGTCTCAG GTGCTCCAGACCTTTGAGGAAGTCCAGAAAAGGCACTCCCACGGCCAGATAAACCCTGGATTTGAAACAGACCTCACAGAGCCCTAA